A region from the Oncorhynchus keta strain PuntledgeMale-10-30-2019 chromosome 5, Oket_V2, whole genome shotgun sequence genome encodes:
- the LOC118384259 gene encoding uncharacterized protein LOC118384259 isoform X13 produces MKLFFSSSYTICSLSLQSVKYPPQFCILRSRLVTAHNLVSCRIDTMASKMTASVSLEQDLFKCPICLDLLKDPVTMPCGHSHCMGCIQGLWEQEDQMGGQICPQCKESLTQPWPTLNQNTILAEMVAKLKKTELQAAPLTEDVVACDFCTRGANQAVKSCLVCLASYCETHLKPHYENPSFGRHKLLDATRRLQERVCSTHHKLLEVYCRTDKLCVCASCALYDHKGHVTVAASAERMEKQKETEATGGSCRQKVKEKEEEVEHLRGALVSFKRSAREAVLDSTRTLSELKVYLERRGNQVKELIRAQEKVEVNWAEAQLQRLEQEIIALKKRDSELKKLTLTQDDAYFLQHYQDPRSSPVSEDLPSVNIDPLCDFGTVKRAYTHFKEQLECFCDGEMKRILNTVKAIHMLQSPKPSQFSAPKTIGQANGSPPAFKPALVMGEPAVTCDSPLSLCTKSSILKCSSMSKPPTGSAILFIEKGPSNDTKPAARVETILTKPLSTTDNLLLTKSASNMNINPLLIKSSSNTEEFTKPASGAGIAVLNSTPAPTTSSSIFNCPVGVFGKPAVDVDDFCKAALNTDSGPFTKLVSDNNSREKPSTGFSFGEPKCNAGSSLFGKPESNTGSPLFGKPASNTGSPLFGKPAFNTGSPLFGKPASNTGSPLFGKPAFNTGSPLFGKPAFNTGSPLFGKPAFNTCSPLFGKPAFNTCSPLFGKPEANTFLFLFGKPASNTGSPLFGKSESSTGSPLFGKPESSTGSPLFGKPESSTGSLLFGKPASSTGSPLFGKPESSSGSPLFGKPESSTGSPLFGKPESSTGSPLFGKPASSTGSPLFGKPASSTGSPLFGKPASSTGSPLFGKPESSTGSPLFGKPESSTGSPLFGTPESSTGSPLFGTPESKTGSSYGKPADQPGVVEISILEN; encoded by the exons ATGAaactctttttttcttcttcttacaCGATATGTTCCCTTTCTCTTCAGTCAGTGAAGTACCCACCTCAGTTCTGTATTTTACGCTCTAGACTAGTTACCGCACACAATTTGGTTAGCTGTAGAATAGACACAATGGCGAGTAAAATGACAGCCTCTGTCTCATTGGAACAGGACCTCTTCAAATGTCCCATCTGTCTAGACCTGCTGAAAGATCCGGTGACTATGCCGTGTGGACACAGTCACTGTATGGGCTGTATCCAGGGCTTATGGGAGCAGGAGGACCAGATGGGAGGTCAGATCTGCCCCCAGTGCAAAGAAAGTCTTACACAACCTTGGCCCACTCTTAACCAAAATACTATTCTGGCTGAAATGGTGGCGAAACTGAAGAAGACAGAACTCCAAGCTGCTCCTCTTACGGAAGATGTGGTTGCATGTGACTTCTGCACTAGAGGAGCGAACCAAGCTGTCAAGTCCTGCCTGGTGTGCCTGGCTTCTTACTGTGAGACTCACCTAAAGCCCCACTATGAAAACCCTTCCTTTGGAAGGCACAAGCTGCTGGATGCCACCCGACGATTACAGGAACGGGTTTGCTCAACTCATCACAAACTGCTGGAGGTTTACTGCAGAACcgacaaactgtgtgtgtgtgcgagttgTGCACTGTACGATCACAAAGGCCATGTCACCGTCGCTGCATCAGCTGAAAGAATGGAGAAGCAG aaagagacagaggccACAGGAGGATCATGTAGACAGAAAGTCAAGGaaaaggaagaggaggtggagcaCCTGAGGGGAGCTTTGGTGTCGTTTAAG CGCTCTGCAAGGGAAGCTGTTCTGGACAGCACCAGGACGCTCTCAGAGCTGAAAGTATATCTGGAGCGGAGGGGCAACCAAGTGAAGGAGCTGATCAGGGCTCAGGAAAAGGTGGAGGTGAACTGGGCGGAGGCCCAACTGCAGCGTCTGGAGCAGGAGATTATTGCGCTGAAGAAGAGAGACTCTGAGCTGAAGAAACTCACACTGACCCAAGATGACGCATACTTCCTTCAG CATTACCAAGACCCCAGGAGCTCTCCTGTATCTGAAGACCTGCCGAGTGTCAACATTGACCCGCTGTGTGATTTTGGGACAGTAAAGAGAGCTTATACTCATTTCAAGGAGCAGTTGGAATGCTTCTGTGATGGAGAAATGAAGAGAATATTGAACACAG TAAAAGCCATCCATATGCTTCAGTCACCAAAGCCCAGCCAAT TTTCAGCTCCAAAGACAATTGGTCAAGCCAATGGGAGCCCCCCAGCCTTCAAGCCCGCCCTGGTAATGGGGGAACCTGCAGTAACCTGCgactctcccctttccctctgtACAAAGTCCTCTATCTTGAAGTGCTCTTCTATGAGCAAACCTCCAACTGGCTCAGCGATCCTATTCATCGAAAAAGGGCCATCAAATGACACTAAGCCTGCTGCTAGAGTAGAGACCATCCTCACCAAACCCTTGTCCACCACTGACAACCTTCTCTTGACCAAATCGGCATCTAATATGAACATCAATCCCCTGCTTATTAAATCCTCATCCAACACTGAAGAGTTCACCAAACCTGCATCTGGAGCTGGTATAGCAGTCCTTAACAGCACACCTGCTCCTACAACAAGTAGCAGCATTTTCAATTGTCCTGTTGGTGTTTTTGGTAAGCCTGCAGTTGACGTAGATGATTTTTGTAAGGCAGCATTAAACACTGACAGCGGTCCTTTCACCAAACTTGTATCTGACAACAATAGTAGGGAAAAGCCTAGCACAGGTTTCTCCTTTGGCGAGCCAAAATGTAACGCAGGCTCATCCCTCTTTGGCAAGCCTGAATCTAACACAGGTTCACCCCTCTTTGGCAAGCCTGCATCTAACACAGGTTCACCCCTCTTTGGCAAGCCTGCATTTAACACAGGTTCACCCCTCTTTGGCAAGCCTGCATCTAACACAGGTTCACCCCTCTTTGGCAAGCCTGCATTTAACACAGGTTCACCCCTCTTTGGCAAGCCTGCATTTAACACAGGTTCACCCCTCTTTGGCAAGCCTGCATTTAACACATGTTCACCCCTCTTTGGCAAGCCTGCATTTAACACATGTTCACCCCTCTTTGGCAAGCCTGAAGCTAACACATTTTTATTCCTCTTTGGCAAGCCTGCATCTAACACAGGTTCACCCCTCTTTGGCAAGTCTGAATCTAGCACAGGTTCACCCCTCTTTGGCAAGCCTGAATCTAGCACAGGTTCACCCCTCTTTGGCAAGCCTGAATCTAGCACAGGTTCACTCCTCTTTGGCAAGCCTGCATCTAGCACAGGTTCACCCCTCTTTGGCAAGCCTGAATCTAGCTCAGGTTCACCCCTCTTTGGCAAGCCTGAATCTAGCACAGGTTCACCCCTCTTTGGCAAGCCTGAATCTAGCACAG GTTCACCCCTCTTTGGCAAGCCTGCATCTAGCACAGGTTCACCCCTCTTTGGCAAGCCTGCATCTAGCACAGGTTCACCCCTCTTTGGCAAGCCTGCATCTAGCACAGGTTCACCCCTCTTTGGCAAGCCTGAATCTAGCACAGGTTCACCCCTCTTTGGCAAGCCTGAATCTAGCACAGGTTCACCCCTCTTTGGCACGCCTGAATCTAGCACAGGTTCACCCCTCTTTGGCACGCCTGAATCTAAAACAGGATCCTCCTATGGCAAGCCTGCAGACCAGCCTGGGGTCGTGGAGATTTCTATTTTAGAAAACTAA
- the LOC118384259 gene encoding nuclear pore complex protein Nup214-like isoform X17, whose translation MKLFFSSSYTICSLSLQSVKYPPQFCILRSRLVTAHNLVSCRIDTMASKMTASVSLEQDLFKCPICLDLLKDPVTMPCGHSHCMGCIQGLWEQEDQMGGQICPQCKESLTQPWPTLNQNTILAEMVAKLKKTELQAAPLTEDVVACDFCTRGANQAVKSCLVCLASYCETHLKPHYENPSFGRHKLLDATRRLQERVCSTHHKLLEVYCRTDKLCVCASCALYDHKGHVTVAASAERMEKQKETEATGGSCRQKVKEKEEEVEHLRGALVSFKRSAREAVLDSTRTLSELKVYLERRGNQVKELIRAQEKVEVNWAEAQLQRLEQEIIALKKRDSELKKLTLTQDDAYFLQHYQDPRSSPVSEDLPSVNIDPLCDFGTVKRAYTHFKEQLECFCDGEMKRILNTVKAIHMLQSPKPSQFSAPKTIGQANGSPPAFKPALVMGEPAVTCDSPLSLCTKSSILKCSSMSKPPTGSAILFIEKGPSNDTKPAARVETILTKPLSTTDNLLLTKSASNMNINPLLIKSSSNTEEFTKPASGAGIAVLNSTPAPTTSSSIFNCPVGVFGKPAVDVDDFCKAALNTDSGPFTKLVSDNNSREKPSTGFSFGEPKCNAGSSLFGKPESNTGSPLFGKPASNTGSPLFGKPAFNTGSPLFGKPASNTGSPLFGKPAFNTGSPLFGKPAFNTGSPLFGKPAFNTCSPLFGKPAFNTCSPLFGKPEANTFLFLFGKPASNTGSPLFGKSESSTGSPLFGKPESSTGSPLFGKPESSTGSLLFGKPASSTGSPLFGKPESSSGSPLFGKPESSTGSPLFGKPESSTGSPLFGKPESSTVSPLFGKPESSTGSPLFGKPASSTGSPLFGKPASSTGSPLFGKPESSTGSPLFGTPESSTGSPLFGTPESKTGSSYGKPADQPGVVEISILEN comes from the exons ATGAaactctttttttcttcttcttacaCGATATGTTCCCTTTCTCTTCAGTCAGTGAAGTACCCACCTCAGTTCTGTATTTTACGCTCTAGACTAGTTACCGCACACAATTTGGTTAGCTGTAGAATAGACACAATGGCGAGTAAAATGACAGCCTCTGTCTCATTGGAACAGGACCTCTTCAAATGTCCCATCTGTCTAGACCTGCTGAAAGATCCGGTGACTATGCCGTGTGGACACAGTCACTGTATGGGCTGTATCCAGGGCTTATGGGAGCAGGAGGACCAGATGGGAGGTCAGATCTGCCCCCAGTGCAAAGAAAGTCTTACACAACCTTGGCCCACTCTTAACCAAAATACTATTCTGGCTGAAATGGTGGCGAAACTGAAGAAGACAGAACTCCAAGCTGCTCCTCTTACGGAAGATGTGGTTGCATGTGACTTCTGCACTAGAGGAGCGAACCAAGCTGTCAAGTCCTGCCTGGTGTGCCTGGCTTCTTACTGTGAGACTCACCTAAAGCCCCACTATGAAAACCCTTCCTTTGGAAGGCACAAGCTGCTGGATGCCACCCGACGATTACAGGAACGGGTTTGCTCAACTCATCACAAACTGCTGGAGGTTTACTGCAGAACcgacaaactgtgtgtgtgtgcgagttgTGCACTGTACGATCACAAAGGCCATGTCACCGTCGCTGCATCAGCTGAAAGAATGGAGAAGCAG aaagagacagaggccACAGGAGGATCATGTAGACAGAAAGTCAAGGaaaaggaagaggaggtggagcaCCTGAGGGGAGCTTTGGTGTCGTTTAAG CGCTCTGCAAGGGAAGCTGTTCTGGACAGCACCAGGACGCTCTCAGAGCTGAAAGTATATCTGGAGCGGAGGGGCAACCAAGTGAAGGAGCTGATCAGGGCTCAGGAAAAGGTGGAGGTGAACTGGGCGGAGGCCCAACTGCAGCGTCTGGAGCAGGAGATTATTGCGCTGAAGAAGAGAGACTCTGAGCTGAAGAAACTCACACTGACCCAAGATGACGCATACTTCCTTCAG CATTACCAAGACCCCAGGAGCTCTCCTGTATCTGAAGACCTGCCGAGTGTCAACATTGACCCGCTGTGTGATTTTGGGACAGTAAAGAGAGCTTATACTCATTTCAAGGAGCAGTTGGAATGCTTCTGTGATGGAGAAATGAAGAGAATATTGAACACAG TAAAAGCCATCCATATGCTTCAGTCACCAAAGCCCAGCCAAT TTTCAGCTCCAAAGACAATTGGTCAAGCCAATGGGAGCCCCCCAGCCTTCAAGCCCGCCCTGGTAATGGGGGAACCTGCAGTAACCTGCgactctcccctttccctctgtACAAAGTCCTCTATCTTGAAGTGCTCTTCTATGAGCAAACCTCCAACTGGCTCAGCGATCCTATTCATCGAAAAAGGGCCATCAAATGACACTAAGCCTGCTGCTAGAGTAGAGACCATCCTCACCAAACCCTTGTCCACCACTGACAACCTTCTCTTGACCAAATCGGCATCTAATATGAACATCAATCCCCTGCTTATTAAATCCTCATCCAACACTGAAGAGTTCACCAAACCTGCATCTGGAGCTGGTATAGCAGTCCTTAACAGCACACCTGCTCCTACAACAAGTAGCAGCATTTTCAATTGTCCTGTTGGTGTTTTTGGTAAGCCTGCAGTTGACGTAGATGATTTTTGTAAGGCAGCATTAAACACTGACAGCGGTCCTTTCACCAAACTTGTATCTGACAACAATAGTAGGGAAAAGCCTAGCACAGGTTTCTCCTTTGGCGAGCCAAAATGTAACGCAGGCTCATCCCTCTTTGGCAAGCCTGAATCTAACACAGGTTCACCCCTCTTTGGCAAGCCTGCATCTAACACAGGTTCACCCCTCTTTGGCAAGCCTGCATTTAACACAGGTTCACCCCTCTTTGGCAAGCCTGCATCTAACACAGGTTCACCCCTCTTTGGCAAGCCTGCATTTAACACAGGTTCACCCCTCTTTGGCAAGCCTGCATTTAACACAGGTTCACCCCTCTTTGGCAAGCCTGCATTTAACACATGTTCACCCCTCTTTGGCAAGCCTGCATTTAACACATGTTCACCCCTCTTTGGCAAGCCTGAAGCTAACACATTTTTATTCCTCTTTGGCAAGCCTGCATCTAACACAGGTTCACCCCTCTTTGGCAAGTCTGAATCTAGCACAGGTTCACCCCTCTTTGGCAAGCCTGAATCTAGCACAGGTTCACCCCTCTTTGGCAAGCCTGAATCTAGCACAGGTTCACTCCTCTTTGGCAAGCCTGCATCTAGCACAGGTTCACCCCTCTTTGGCAAGCCTGAATCTAGCTCAGGTTCACCCCTCTTTGGCAAGCCTGAATCTAGCACAGGTTCACCCCTCTTTGGCAAGCCTGAATCTAGCACAGGTTCACCCCTCTTTGGCAAGCCTGAATCTAGCACAGTTTCACCCCTCTTTGGCAAGCCTGAATCTAGCACAG GTTCACCCCTCTTTGGCAAGCCTGCATCTAGCACAGGTTCACCCCTCTTTGGCAAGCCTGCATCTAGCACAG GTTCACCCCTCTTTGGCAAGCCTGAATCTAGCACAGGTTCACCCCTCTTTGGCACGCCTGAATCTAGCACAGGTTCACCCCTCTTTGGCACGCCTGAATCTAAAACAGGATCCTCCTATGGCAAGCCTGCAGACCAGCCTGGGGTCGTGGAGATTTCTATTTTAGAAAACTAA
- the LOC118384259 gene encoding nuclear pore complex protein DDB_G0274915-like isoform X6 yields MKLFFSSSYTICSLSLQSVKYPPQFCILRSRLVTAHNLVSCRIDTMASKMTASVSLEQDLFKCPICLDLLKDPVTMPCGHSHCMGCIQGLWEQEDQMGGQICPQCKESLTQPWPTLNQNTILAEMVAKLKKTELQAAPLTEDVVACDFCTRGANQAVKSCLVCLASYCETHLKPHYENPSFGRHKLLDATRRLQERVCSTHHKLLEVYCRTDKLCVCASCALYDHKGHVTVAASAERMEKQKETEATGGSCRQKVKEKEEEVEHLRGALVSFKRSAREAVLDSTRTLSELKVYLERRGNQVKELIRAQEKVEVNWAEAQLQRLEQEIIALKKRDSELKKLTLTQDDAYFLQHYQDPRSSPVSEDLPSVNIDPLCDFGTVKRAYTHFKEQLECFCDGEMKRILNTVKAIHMLQSPKPSQFSAPKTIGQANGSPPAFKPALVMGEPAVTCDSPLSLCTKSSILKCSSMSKPPTGSAILFIEKGPSNDTKPAARVETILTKPLSTTDNLLLTKSASNMNINPLLIKSSSNTEEFTKPASGAGIAVLNSTPAPTTSSSIFNCPVGVFGKPAVDVDDFCKAALNTDSGPFTKLVSDNNSREKPSTGFSFGEPKCNAGSSLFGKPESNTGSPLFGKPASNTGSPLFGKPAFNTGSPLFGKPASNTGSPLFGKPAFNTGSPLFGKPAFNTGSPLFGKPAFNTCSPLFGKPAFNTCSPLFGKPEANTFLFLFGKPASNTGSPLFGKSESSTGSPLFGKPESSTGSPLFGKPESSTGSLLFGKPASSTGSPLFGKPESSSGSPLFGKPESSTGSPLFGKPESSTGSPLFGKPESSTVSPLFGKPESSTGSPLFGKPASSTGSPLFGKPASSTGSPLFGKPASSTGSPLFGKPASSTGSPLFGKPESSTGSPLFGKPESSTGSPLFGTPESSTGSPLFGTPESKTGSSYGKPADQPGVVEISILEN; encoded by the exons ATGAaactctttttttcttcttcttacaCGATATGTTCCCTTTCTCTTCAGTCAGTGAAGTACCCACCTCAGTTCTGTATTTTACGCTCTAGACTAGTTACCGCACACAATTTGGTTAGCTGTAGAATAGACACAATGGCGAGTAAAATGACAGCCTCTGTCTCATTGGAACAGGACCTCTTCAAATGTCCCATCTGTCTAGACCTGCTGAAAGATCCGGTGACTATGCCGTGTGGACACAGTCACTGTATGGGCTGTATCCAGGGCTTATGGGAGCAGGAGGACCAGATGGGAGGTCAGATCTGCCCCCAGTGCAAAGAAAGTCTTACACAACCTTGGCCCACTCTTAACCAAAATACTATTCTGGCTGAAATGGTGGCGAAACTGAAGAAGACAGAACTCCAAGCTGCTCCTCTTACGGAAGATGTGGTTGCATGTGACTTCTGCACTAGAGGAGCGAACCAAGCTGTCAAGTCCTGCCTGGTGTGCCTGGCTTCTTACTGTGAGACTCACCTAAAGCCCCACTATGAAAACCCTTCCTTTGGAAGGCACAAGCTGCTGGATGCCACCCGACGATTACAGGAACGGGTTTGCTCAACTCATCACAAACTGCTGGAGGTTTACTGCAGAACcgacaaactgtgtgtgtgtgcgagttgTGCACTGTACGATCACAAAGGCCATGTCACCGTCGCTGCATCAGCTGAAAGAATGGAGAAGCAG aaagagacagaggccACAGGAGGATCATGTAGACAGAAAGTCAAGGaaaaggaagaggaggtggagcaCCTGAGGGGAGCTTTGGTGTCGTTTAAG CGCTCTGCAAGGGAAGCTGTTCTGGACAGCACCAGGACGCTCTCAGAGCTGAAAGTATATCTGGAGCGGAGGGGCAACCAAGTGAAGGAGCTGATCAGGGCTCAGGAAAAGGTGGAGGTGAACTGGGCGGAGGCCCAACTGCAGCGTCTGGAGCAGGAGATTATTGCGCTGAAGAAGAGAGACTCTGAGCTGAAGAAACTCACACTGACCCAAGATGACGCATACTTCCTTCAG CATTACCAAGACCCCAGGAGCTCTCCTGTATCTGAAGACCTGCCGAGTGTCAACATTGACCCGCTGTGTGATTTTGGGACAGTAAAGAGAGCTTATACTCATTTCAAGGAGCAGTTGGAATGCTTCTGTGATGGAGAAATGAAGAGAATATTGAACACAG TAAAAGCCATCCATATGCTTCAGTCACCAAAGCCCAGCCAAT TTTCAGCTCCAAAGACAATTGGTCAAGCCAATGGGAGCCCCCCAGCCTTCAAGCCCGCCCTGGTAATGGGGGAACCTGCAGTAACCTGCgactctcccctttccctctgtACAAAGTCCTCTATCTTGAAGTGCTCTTCTATGAGCAAACCTCCAACTGGCTCAGCGATCCTATTCATCGAAAAAGGGCCATCAAATGACACTAAGCCTGCTGCTAGAGTAGAGACCATCCTCACCAAACCCTTGTCCACCACTGACAACCTTCTCTTGACCAAATCGGCATCTAATATGAACATCAATCCCCTGCTTATTAAATCCTCATCCAACACTGAAGAGTTCACCAAACCTGCATCTGGAGCTGGTATAGCAGTCCTTAACAGCACACCTGCTCCTACAACAAGTAGCAGCATTTTCAATTGTCCTGTTGGTGTTTTTGGTAAGCCTGCAGTTGACGTAGATGATTTTTGTAAGGCAGCATTAAACACTGACAGCGGTCCTTTCACCAAACTTGTATCTGACAACAATAGTAGGGAAAAGCCTAGCACAGGTTTCTCCTTTGGCGAGCCAAAATGTAACGCAGGCTCATCCCTCTTTGGCAAGCCTGAATCTAACACAGGTTCACCCCTCTTTGGCAAGCCTGCATCTAACACAGGTTCACCCCTCTTTGGCAAGCCTGCATTTAACACAGGTTCACCCCTCTTTGGCAAGCCTGCATCTAACACAGGTTCACCCCTCTTTGGCAAGCCTGCATTTAACACAGGTTCACCCCTCTTTGGCAAGCCTGCATTTAACACAGGTTCACCCCTCTTTGGCAAGCCTGCATTTAACACATGTTCACCCCTCTTTGGCAAGCCTGCATTTAACACATGTTCACCCCTCTTTGGCAAGCCTGAAGCTAACACATTTTTATTCCTCTTTGGCAAGCCTGCATCTAACACAGGTTCACCCCTCTTTGGCAAGTCTGAATCTAGCACAGGTTCACCCCTCTTTGGCAAGCCTGAATCTAGCACAGGTTCACCCCTCTTTGGCAAGCCTGAATCTAGCACAGGTTCACTCCTCTTTGGCAAGCCTGCATCTAGCACAGGTTCACCCCTCTTTGGCAAGCCTGAATCTAGCTCAGGTTCACCCCTCTTTGGCAAGCCTGAATCTAGCACAGGTTCACCCCTCTTTGGCAAGCCTGAATCTAGCACAGGTTCACCCCTCTTTGGCAAGCCTGAATCTAGCACAGTTTCACCCCTCTTTGGCAAGCCTGAATCTAGCACAG GTTCACCCCTCTTTGGCAAGCCTGCATCTAGCACAGGTTCACCCCTCTTTGGCAAGCCTGCATCTAGCACAGGTTCACCCCTCTTTGGCAAGCCTGCATCTAGCACAGGTTCACCCCTCTTTGGCAAGCCTGCATCTAGCACAGGTTCACCCCTCTTTGGCAAGCCTGAATCTAGCACAGGTTCACCCCTCTTTGGCAAGCCTGAATCTAGCACAGGTTCACCCCTCTTTGGCACGCCTGAATCTAGCACAGGTTCACCCCTCTTTGGCACGCCTGAATCTAAAACAGGATCCTCCTATGGCAAGCCTGCAGACCAGCCTGGGGTCGTGGAGATTTCTATTTTAGAAAACTAA